Proteins from one Listeria innocua genomic window:
- the ruvX gene encoding Holliday junction resolvase RuvX: MRIMGLDVGSKTVGVAISDPLGWTAQGVETIQIDESRKQFGYDRVKELVLEYEVEKVVVGLPKNMNNTIGPRAESSKIYAEVLESRIGLPVVLWDERLTTSAAERTLIEADVSRKKRKEVIDKLAAVMILQSYLDTTN; the protein is encoded by the coding sequence ATGAGAATAATGGGTTTAGATGTCGGCTCGAAAACAGTCGGCGTAGCGATAAGTGATCCACTTGGTTGGACCGCACAAGGTGTTGAAACCATTCAGATTGACGAGAGCAGAAAACAATTTGGCTACGACAGAGTAAAAGAGCTCGTGCTCGAATACGAAGTTGAAAAAGTCGTTGTTGGGCTACCTAAGAATATGAATAATACCATCGGACCTCGTGCTGAAAGTTCCAAAATATATGCTGAAGTACTTGAGTCAAGAATTGGACTTCCTGTTGTACTTTGGGATGAACGTTTGACCACTTCTGCCGCTGAAAGAACTTTGATTGAAGCAGACGTTTCGCGTAAAAAACGAAAAGAAGTAATTGATAAGTTAGCTGCAGTAATGATTTTACAGTCCTATTTGGACACTACTAATTAA
- a CDS encoding ABC transporter ATP-binding protein, with protein MTKVLTFENISYWYKTKDESILSDINYDFEAGVFYTVVGSSGSGKTTFLSLAGGLDTQKEGDIYYKGSSLKSIGLQQFRNRYVSIVFQSYNLLTYMTALQNVTTAMEITHVNQPDKKAFALSMLEKVGITEKMARQKVLTLSGGQQQRVSIARALCCETELIVADEPTGNLDERTSKEVVTLFQDLAHKEGKCVIMVTHDPEIAKVSDVKLTLKNGSFVEKKQSTNSLINS; from the coding sequence ATGACCAAAGTATTGACGTTTGAAAATATCTCTTATTGGTATAAAACAAAAGATGAATCGATTTTAAGTGATATAAATTATGATTTTGAAGCTGGTGTTTTTTACACTGTAGTAGGAAGTTCAGGCTCTGGGAAAACGACTTTCTTATCGCTTGCAGGAGGACTGGATACGCAAAAAGAAGGAGACATCTACTATAAAGGTAGTTCACTCAAAAGCATTGGCTTACAACAATTTAGAAATAGATATGTATCCATTGTATTCCAAAGTTATAATTTATTAACATATATGACTGCTCTTCAAAACGTAACAACTGCAATGGAAATTACCCATGTCAACCAGCCAGACAAAAAAGCTTTTGCACTAAGCATGCTTGAAAAAGTGGGCATTACTGAGAAAATGGCGCGCCAAAAAGTGCTGACTTTAAGTGGCGGACAGCAGCAAAGGGTTTCCATCGCACGGGCGTTATGTTGTGAAACAGAATTAATCGTTGCTGATGAACCTACCGGAAACTTAGACGAACGAACAAGTAAAGAAGTAGTTACGTTATTCCAAGATTTAGCGCATAAAGAAGGAAAATGTGTCATTATGGTAACGCATGACCCAGAAATTGCGAAAGTGTCAGATGTAAAACTAACTCTTAAAAACGGAAGCTTTGTTGAAAAGAAACAATCAACGAATAGCTTAATAAACAGTTGA
- a CDS encoding ATP-dependent RecD-like DNA helicase, with protein MAEQESLALFNDTPEELFMKGTMLSTIFYNAENLFSVVRILVKETNAIWDEKDIIVTGFFPALHEQEVYTFYGKMQEHAKFGQQFKADRFRKEMPQSRAGLINYLSGELFKGIGKVTAENIVDTIGDDAITKILSDPSLLNTVPKLPSGTAESLLASLRENQGLEHVMVGLNEYGFGPQLSMKIFQVYKQNAIEVLENNPYKLIEDVKGIGFQRADELGRKLGLGGNHPERLRAGILFMLDSVCMQQGHVYMEQEVLLGEVTYLLEESEGIRIDQAILLQQIEKLAEEQKIITENTRVYMPSLYYSESGFAYHVKRMLKQTEYQEQFPQSEFLLALGELEERIGVHYGESQRAALEQALMSPMLVLTGGPGTGKTTVIKGIVELYAELNGVSLDPHAYKDGATFPVLLAAPTGRAAKRMSESTGLPAMTIHRLLGMNGQEQMDDDAERLIDGRLLIVDEMSMVDIWLANQLFRALPAHMQVVLVGDQDQLPSVGPGQVLKDILQSEQFPTVALSDIYRQKDGSSIIEMAHYIKEGMLPADFAKNSADRSFFHCTVNQIGDVVEQVVKNAKNKGFRAKDIQVLAPMYRGPAGIDILNKKLQEIFNPNDTGRRKEVQFGEIKYRVHDKVLQLINQPEKNVFNGDIGEIVSIIYAKENTEKQDLIVVQFDQTEVSYYRQEFNQLTHAYCCSIHKAQGSEFPIVIMPIVRSYYRMLRRDLLYTGVTRSKQFLILCGEEEAFRMGVERVDENKRNTTLSERLMSEDVMLEQMTNKRILTAENITEIDPMIGMEGITPEQFMAG; from the coding sequence ATGGCTGAACAAGAATCTCTCGCCTTATTTAATGATACCCCAGAAGAACTTTTCATGAAGGGGACGATGTTGTCTACCATTTTTTATAATGCCGAAAACCTCTTTTCTGTGGTAAGAATTCTAGTAAAAGAGACGAATGCGATTTGGGATGAAAAGGATATTATTGTAACTGGTTTTTTCCCAGCACTTCATGAACAAGAAGTGTATACTTTTTACGGAAAAATGCAGGAACATGCTAAATTTGGTCAGCAATTTAAAGCGGACCGGTTTCGAAAAGAAATGCCTCAATCTCGCGCTGGCTTGATTAACTATCTTTCAGGGGAACTTTTCAAAGGGATTGGTAAAGTAACAGCGGAAAACATTGTCGATACAATTGGTGATGACGCGATTACGAAAATACTATCTGACCCAAGTTTACTAAATACTGTTCCTAAACTGCCTTCTGGAACAGCGGAAAGTTTGCTTGCTTCCCTTAGAGAAAATCAAGGTTTAGAGCATGTGATGGTTGGTTTAAATGAATATGGCTTTGGCCCGCAATTATCCATGAAAATTTTTCAGGTATATAAACAAAATGCGATCGAAGTGCTAGAAAATAATCCTTATAAATTAATTGAAGATGTTAAAGGAATTGGTTTCCAGCGTGCTGATGAGCTTGGACGTAAGCTTGGACTTGGCGGAAACCATCCAGAACGACTTAGAGCAGGAATTTTATTTATGCTAGATTCCGTTTGTATGCAGCAAGGTCATGTCTATATGGAACAAGAGGTTTTGCTCGGGGAAGTAACTTATCTGCTAGAAGAAAGTGAAGGCATTAGGATTGATCAGGCAATTTTACTGCAACAAATAGAAAAACTTGCAGAAGAACAAAAAATAATTACCGAAAACACGCGCGTCTATATGCCGTCACTTTATTATTCAGAAAGCGGTTTTGCTTACCATGTAAAACGAATGTTAAAGCAAACAGAGTATCAAGAACAATTTCCGCAATCGGAGTTTTTATTAGCGCTTGGGGAACTTGAAGAGCGCATTGGCGTGCATTACGGGGAATCTCAACGTGCGGCATTAGAACAAGCTTTAATGTCACCGATGCTTGTTCTTACTGGAGGACCAGGAACAGGGAAAACGACTGTTATTAAAGGAATTGTAGAATTATATGCCGAGTTAAATGGTGTTAGTCTTGATCCACATGCCTATAAAGATGGTGCGACTTTTCCAGTGTTACTCGCAGCTCCAACAGGTCGTGCGGCTAAACGAATGTCTGAATCCACTGGCCTTCCAGCAATGACGATTCACCGGTTACTTGGAATGAATGGCCAAGAACAGATGGATGACGATGCAGAACGATTAATTGATGGACGTTTGTTAATTGTGGATGAAATGTCAATGGTGGATATTTGGCTTGCGAATCAATTATTCCGCGCTTTACCTGCTCATATGCAAGTAGTGCTCGTTGGCGACCAAGACCAGCTTCCATCTGTTGGACCTGGTCAAGTATTAAAAGATATTCTTCAATCAGAACAATTTCCGACGGTTGCACTTTCAGATATTTATCGGCAAAAAGATGGTTCTTCCATCATTGAAATGGCTCATTATATCAAAGAAGGAATGCTGCCAGCTGATTTTGCGAAAAATAGTGCCGATCGGTCATTTTTCCACTGTACTGTAAATCAAATTGGTGACGTTGTGGAACAAGTCGTGAAAAATGCTAAAAATAAAGGTTTTCGTGCAAAGGATATTCAAGTGTTGGCTCCAATGTATCGCGGTCCAGCTGGAATTGATATATTAAATAAAAAACTACAAGAAATCTTTAATCCAAACGATACTGGTCGACGAAAAGAAGTACAATTTGGCGAAATCAAATACCGGGTTCACGACAAAGTGTTGCAACTAATCAACCAACCAGAAAAAAATGTTTTTAACGGTGACATTGGCGAAATCGTATCCATTATTTATGCCAAAGAAAATACGGAAAAACAAGATTTAATTGTCGTTCAATTTGACCAGACAGAGGTGTCTTATTATCGACAAGAATTTAATCAATTGACCCATGCGTATTGTTGTTCGATTCATAAAGCGCAGGGTAGTGAATTTCCGATTGTTATAATGCCAATTGTGCGTAGTTATTACCGGATGTTACGTAGAGATTTGTTATATACTGGCGTTACAAGAAGTAAACAATTCCTAATTCTTTGCGGAGAAGAAGAAGCTTTCCGAATGGGTGTAGAACGTGTAGATGAAAATAAGCGGAATACAACGCTATCGGAACGTTTAATGAGTGAAGATGTGATGCTCGAACAAATGACAAATAAACGAATATTAACTGCCGAAAACATTACGGAGATTGATCCGATGATTGGGATGGAAGGAATTACTCCAGAACAATTTATGGCAGGATGA
- the pieR gene encoding two component system response regulator PieR, which yields MKLLMIEDNVSVCEMIEMFFMKEEIDATFVHDGKLGYETFFKDDFDIAIIDLMLPNMDGMTICRKIREVSDVPIIILTAKESESDQVLGLEMGADDYVTKPFSPLTLMARIKAVTRRKNNHTTTENDEDILETTYFKISKRTREIFYQGELLDALTPKEFDLLYFLMQHPRQVFSREQLLEQVWGYQFYGDERTVDVHIKRLRQKIATDTKPFLHTVWGVGYKFDETE from the coding sequence ATGAAACTACTTATGATAGAAGATAATGTCAGCGTTTGTGAAATGATAGAAATGTTCTTTATGAAAGAAGAAATTGATGCTACGTTTGTGCATGATGGCAAACTTGGTTATGAAACATTTTTTAAGGATGATTTTGATATTGCAATTATTGATTTAATGCTGCCAAATATGGACGGAATGACAATTTGCCGTAAAATCCGTGAAGTTAGTGATGTTCCGATTATTATTTTAACGGCAAAAGAGTCTGAATCTGATCAAGTGCTTGGTCTTGAAATGGGCGCTGATGATTATGTTACGAAACCATTTAGCCCACTTACATTAATGGCGCGTATCAAAGCTGTTACTCGTCGAAAAAACAATCATACGACGACTGAAAATGATGAAGACATTCTAGAAACAACTTATTTTAAAATTAGTAAGCGCACCCGGGAAATTTTTTATCAAGGTGAGCTGCTTGATGCCTTGACTCCGAAAGAATTTGATTTGCTTTACTTTCTAATGCAACATCCGCGTCAAGTTTTTTCAAGAGAACAGTTACTCGAGCAAGTCTGGGGTTATCAATTTTACGGGGATGAGCGTACAGTGGATGTTCATATCAAACGTTTACGCCAAAAAATCGCAACAGACACGAAGCCGTTTTTACACACTGTTTGGGGTGTAGGCTATAAATTTGATGAAACGGAATGA
- the alaS gene encoding alanine--tRNA ligase, with amino-acid sequence MKQLSSAEVRQLFLDFFKEKGHTIEPSAPLVPNNDPTILWINSGVATMKKYFDGSVIPDNPRMANAQKSIRTNDIENVGKTARHHTFFEMLGNFSIGDYFKEGAILFAWEFLTSPKWIGFDPDKLYVTVYPEDEEAKTLWREKIGLSEDHIVEIEDNFWDIGIGPSGPDSEIFYDRGPAFGDDESDPELYPGGENERYLEIWNLVFSQFNHNPDGTYTPLPKQNIDTGMGLERMVSIIQDAPTNFETDLFMPIIREVEQISGVKYGHSQENDVAFKVIADHIRTVAFAIGDGALPSNEGRGYILRRLLRRAVRYAKVLTINEPFMYKLVPVVGKIMNSFYPEVENQTDFIQKVIRTEEERFHETLNEGLAILETILKNAKETNEQTIKGADIFKLYDTFGFPVELTEEYAEDHGLKVDHAGFEAEMKEQRDRARSARADVKSMQVQGELLANLTDKSEFVGYNTTEHVSEILYLIQDDTLVDEVASGSEAQVIFKETPFYAESGGQVADKGTIESETGVAYVEDVQKAPNKQNLHRISVKEGVLKTGDTVKLAVDKVKRRETIKNHTATHLLHRALKDTLGEHVNQAGSLVSPDRLRFDFSHFGQITEEELTKMEEIVNEKIWEQINVIIEEMPIAEAKELGAMALFGEKYGEVVRVVQVGKYSIELCGGVHVRNTADIGLFKIVSETGIGAGTRRIEAVTGKEAYRFVTEQENTLKQTANLLKTTTKETPQKVEQLQADLREVRRENESLLSKLASAASADIFESPEEIGGVKVIAKQVNAKDMNQLRQFVDNWKDKKIGGVLVLGAVQGDKVNLISAVSEDAIKAGYHAGKLLKEVATRCGGNGGGRPDMAQAGGKNPAELGTALDYVSTWVKEQQA; translated from the coding sequence ATGAAACAATTATCAAGCGCAGAAGTAAGACAGCTATTTTTAGATTTCTTTAAAGAAAAAGGGCATACAATCGAACCTAGTGCACCACTTGTACCAAACAACGATCCGACGATTCTTTGGATTAATAGTGGTGTAGCAACAATGAAAAAATACTTTGATGGTTCGGTTATTCCGGATAATCCAAGAATGGCTAATGCACAAAAATCAATCCGTACGAATGACATTGAAAACGTAGGTAAAACAGCCCGTCACCATACTTTCTTTGAAATGCTAGGAAACTTTTCGATTGGTGATTACTTTAAAGAAGGCGCAATTCTTTTTGCTTGGGAATTCCTAACAAGTCCTAAATGGATTGGCTTTGATCCTGATAAATTATATGTCACTGTTTATCCTGAAGACGAAGAAGCGAAAACTTTATGGCGCGAAAAAATTGGCTTAAGTGAAGATCATATCGTTGAAATTGAAGATAATTTTTGGGATATAGGTATTGGACCAAGTGGCCCGGATAGCGAAATTTTCTATGATCGTGGACCTGCTTTTGGAGATGACGAAAGTGACCCAGAATTATATCCAGGTGGCGAAAATGAACGTTACTTAGAAATTTGGAACCTTGTATTTTCTCAGTTTAACCATAATCCAGATGGAACATACACACCACTTCCTAAACAAAACATTGATACTGGGATGGGTCTAGAACGCATGGTTTCTATCATCCAAGACGCGCCAACGAACTTTGAAACAGATTTATTTATGCCGATTATTCGTGAAGTAGAACAAATTTCTGGCGTGAAATACGGTCATTCACAAGAAAATGATGTTGCGTTTAAAGTAATCGCTGACCATATTCGTACCGTAGCATTTGCAATTGGCGACGGCGCATTGCCATCCAACGAAGGACGCGGATATATTTTGCGTCGTTTACTTCGCCGTGCAGTTCGTTACGCGAAAGTACTTACAATCAATGAACCATTTATGTACAAATTAGTACCAGTCGTTGGTAAAATCATGAATAGTTTCTATCCAGAAGTAGAAAATCAAACCGACTTTATTCAAAAAGTAATTCGTACGGAAGAAGAACGATTCCACGAAACATTAAATGAAGGTCTGGCAATCCTTGAAACAATCCTTAAAAATGCCAAAGAAACAAACGAACAAACTATCAAAGGCGCAGATATTTTCAAATTATATGATACATTTGGTTTCCCAGTGGAATTAACGGAAGAATACGCAGAAGACCATGGCTTAAAAGTCGATCATGCTGGATTTGAAGCTGAAATGAAAGAACAACGCGACCGTGCTCGTTCCGCCAGAGCAGACGTGAAATCAATGCAAGTTCAAGGCGAACTGCTAGCTAATTTAACAGATAAAAGTGAATTCGTTGGTTATAATACAACAGAACATGTTTCTGAAATATTGTATTTAATTCAAGATGATACGCTTGTTGATGAAGTAGCTTCTGGAAGCGAGGCACAAGTTATTTTCAAAGAAACACCATTTTATGCAGAAAGCGGCGGACAAGTTGCTGACAAAGGAACGATAGAAAGCGAAACAGGAGTTGCTTACGTAGAAGATGTTCAAAAAGCTCCTAATAAACAAAACTTACACCGTATTTCTGTAAAAGAAGGCGTATTAAAAACAGGCGATACAGTGAAACTTGCTGTTGACAAAGTAAAACGTCGTGAAACAATCAAAAATCATACAGCAACCCATCTTTTACATCGTGCACTCAAAGATACATTAGGCGAACATGTTAACCAAGCAGGTTCACTCGTTTCCCCAGATCGCTTACGTTTTGACTTCTCTCATTTTGGTCAAATTACAGAAGAAGAATTAACAAAAATGGAAGAAATCGTCAATGAAAAAATCTGGGAACAAATCAATGTTATTATTGAAGAAATGCCGATTGCAGAAGCGAAAGAACTTGGAGCTATGGCCCTTTTTGGTGAAAAATATGGCGAGGTCGTTCGTGTGGTTCAAGTTGGTAAATATAGTATTGAACTTTGCGGTGGCGTTCACGTTCGTAATACAGCAGACATTGGTCTATTTAAAATCGTTTCTGAAACAGGTATCGGAGCGGGAACTCGACGTATTGAAGCAGTTACCGGAAAAGAAGCATATCGCTTTGTGACTGAACAAGAAAATACACTAAAACAAACTGCTAACCTACTAAAAACAACTACAAAAGAAACGCCGCAAAAAGTAGAGCAACTGCAAGCTGATTTACGTGAAGTAAGACGTGAAAACGAATCATTATTAAGTAAATTAGCAAGTGCTGCAAGTGCCGATATTTTTGAATCACCAGAAGAAATCGGTGGCGTAAAAGTAATTGCTAAACAAGTAAATGCGAAAGATATGAACCAATTACGTCAGTTTGTTGATAACTGGAAAGATAAAAAAATTGGTGGCGTTCTTGTTCTAGGAGCAGTTCAAGGTGATAAAGTAAACTTGATTTCTGCAGTTTCAGAAGATGCAATCAAAGCTGGCTATCATGCTGGTAAACTTTTAAAAGAAGTTGCGACACGATGCGGCGGAAATGGTGGCGGACGTCCTGATATGGCGCAAGCTGGCGGTAAAAATCCAGCTGAACTAGGAACAGCTCTTGATTATGTTTCTACATGGGTGAAAGAACAACAAGCATAA
- the reoM gene encoding IreB family regulatory phosphoprotein ReoM: MDSKDQTMFYNFGDDSIEEDVKKLMKQVYVALEEKGYNPVNQIVGYLLSGDPAYIPRHKDARSMIRRLERDEIIEELVKAYLKNNEIGEK; this comes from the coding sequence ATGGATTCAAAAGATCAAACAATGTTTTACAACTTCGGCGATGATTCAATTGAAGAAGATGTAAAAAAATTAATGAAACAAGTCTACGTTGCTCTTGAAGAAAAAGGCTATAATCCCGTTAATCAAATCGTTGGCTATTTACTCTCAGGTGACCCTGCCTATATACCTCGTCACAAGGATGCCCGGAGCATGATACGCCGTTTAGAACGAGATGAAATTATCGAGGAACTTGTTAAAGCGTATCTGAAAAATAACGAAATTGGTGAGAAATGA
- the pieS gene encoding two component system sensor histidine kinase PieS, which produces MKRMKFKYAYQLFFTQFIILLIACIMIGVLVSHSLKDYFYQSQVDDLTSYGETISMDIRHSPQDATIQVLNTYQRILDVKKIHYTIKNADDETIYPTQLNQPLPKDFSISKDDKKKLKSGETVSKKIDNRFNREMTIVYVPIMDGDKFVGSIVLNSPISGTEQVIGTINRYMFYTILLSITIALILSAILSKLQVNRINKLRSATKDVIQGNYKARLKENNFDEIGALAIDFNKMTETLETSQEEIERQEKRRRQFIADVSHEMRTPLTTISGLTEGLVNDIIPKSETDRCIALIDTEAKRLTKLVNENLDYEKIRSNKIKLQKTRFNGREFLELIKEQLDYVATEKGNKITVDIDKDMYIYADYDRLTQVFINIVKNGVQFTENGLITLTGTQDYKESVLTITDTGIGMNTEELEQIWERFYKADMSRTNTAFGESGIGLSIVKQLIEYHDGTISVTSEPNKGTTFTIRLPFFQDNEQ; this is translated from the coding sequence ATGAAGCGAATGAAATTTAAATATGCCTACCAACTTTTTTTCACACAATTTATCATTTTACTTATTGCTTGTATTATGATTGGCGTGCTTGTTTCTCACTCACTAAAAGACTATTTTTATCAAAGCCAAGTAGATGATTTAACTAGTTATGGTGAAACGATTTCGATGGACATTCGCCACTCGCCGCAAGATGCAACCATTCAAGTTCTTAATACGTATCAGCGCATTTTAGATGTTAAAAAGATCCATTACACCATCAAAAATGCAGATGACGAAACGATTTACCCTACTCAGCTCAATCAACCATTACCAAAAGATTTTTCAATTTCAAAAGATGATAAGAAAAAATTAAAAAGTGGCGAAACAGTTAGTAAAAAAATCGACAATCGTTTTAATCGTGAAATGACTATTGTTTATGTACCAATTATGGATGGCGATAAATTTGTTGGATCCATCGTCTTAAATTCTCCAATTAGCGGGACTGAACAAGTGATTGGAACAATTAATCGTTATATGTTCTATACTATTTTACTATCGATAACGATTGCGCTTATTTTGAGTGCTATTCTGTCCAAACTACAAGTCAATCGGATTAATAAATTGCGTTCAGCAACAAAAGATGTGATCCAAGGCAATTATAAGGCGCGGCTAAAAGAGAATAATTTTGATGAAATTGGCGCACTTGCCATTGATTTCAACAAAATGACGGAAACGCTTGAAACATCTCAAGAAGAAATTGAACGACAAGAAAAACGTCGGCGCCAGTTTATCGCGGATGTTTCCCATGAAATGCGTACCCCACTCACAACAATTAGTGGCTTAACAGAAGGTCTAGTAAACGATATTATTCCAAAAAGTGAAACAGATCGCTGTATTGCTTTAATAGACACAGAAGCAAAACGATTAACAAAATTGGTTAATGAAAATCTTGATTATGAAAAAATACGCAGCAATAAAATCAAACTACAAAAAACTCGCTTTAATGGTCGTGAATTTTTAGAGCTAATTAAAGAACAACTAGATTATGTAGCCACTGAAAAAGGCAATAAGATTACAGTCGATATTGATAAAGATATGTATATTTACGCTGATTATGACCGTTTAACTCAAGTATTTATTAATATTGTTAAAAATGGTGTCCAGTTTACTGAAAATGGTCTGATTACCTTAACTGGGACTCAAGATTATAAGGAATCTGTATTAACTATTACGGATACTGGCATCGGCATGAACACAGAAGAACTAGAACAGATTTGGGAACGATTTTATAAAGCAGATATGTCCCGCACGAATACAGCTTTCGGGGAATCTGGAATTGGTCTTTCTATCGTGAAACAGTTAATTGAATACCATGATGGAACCATTAGCGTTACTAGCGAGCCAAATAAAGGCACGACATTTACGATTCGTTTACCGTTTTTCCAAGATAATGAGCAATAA
- a CDS encoding ABC transporter permease has translation MNFFKRAWLSMKARKGRSVLQLIIFTVVCVLILSGFTIQSAADKASELAREQLGGTVTLTVDQEKQMAAMKEEAANSDSSSTDSKPKFQSNPIDVSDANELASLDHVKNYNYYSSTQALASGFDPIESSGDTSSSSDDSSSSNQTGGPGGGNGGPQMVDADLSISGLLDSATSTDFDAGTSKLTSGVAITANDKDKNVAMVEENLAEQNDWKVGDSFTVTSSDGNTKVTLKIVGIYKTTDSGNDMAQNFSFLNPYNKVYVPYTVANTIKGSDYKDTVDSAVYTMDDAANISAFEKEAKKVDGIDWDTFKLDANDTLYQQMIGPINSVASFSKNVVYIVSIAGALILGLLVMMQVRDRKYEMGVLLAIGEKRGKLIAQFFVEILIVALVSFGLAAASSHYVAQLAGNQLLAQQNSSTTSESTTSENRGPGGGGPGGPGGFAGSVSNLTKNTEQIKELNIQVTLEDMLKMGGIGIGIAFISVLLPAALVLRMNPKTILTKQE, from the coding sequence ATGAATTTTTTTAAGAGAGCATGGCTCAGCATGAAAGCAAGAAAAGGTAGATCTGTTTTACAACTAATTATTTTCACAGTAGTGTGTGTGCTTATTTTATCAGGCTTTACCATTCAATCCGCTGCAGATAAAGCAAGCGAATTAGCGAGGGAACAGCTAGGAGGTACAGTAACATTAACTGTTGACCAAGAAAAGCAAATGGCTGCAATGAAAGAAGAGGCTGCAAATAGTGATAGCAGTTCGACAGACTCAAAACCAAAATTTCAAAGTAACCCAATTGATGTAAGCGATGCGAACGAATTAGCATCATTAGATCATGTGAAAAATTACAATTACTATTCAAGTACGCAAGCATTAGCGTCTGGATTTGACCCTATTGAATCTTCAGGAGACACTTCCTCTAGCAGTGATGATTCCTCGAGTTCTAATCAAACAGGAGGTCCAGGCGGTGGAAATGGCGGTCCGCAAATGGTAGATGCAGACTTAAGTATTAGCGGTCTACTTGATTCCGCAACAAGTACCGATTTTGATGCAGGAACAAGTAAATTAACAAGTGGTGTAGCAATTACAGCTAATGATAAAGATAAAAATGTTGCAATGGTAGAAGAAAACTTAGCAGAACAAAATGACTGGAAAGTTGGCGACTCTTTTACCGTTACTTCAAGTGATGGAAATACAAAAGTAACACTAAAAATTGTTGGTATTTATAAAACAACCGATTCAGGAAATGATATGGCGCAAAACTTCTCCTTCTTAAATCCTTATAACAAAGTATACGTTCCTTATACAGTAGCCAATACTATTAAAGGTTCTGATTATAAAGACACAGTAGACTCCGCCGTATACACAATGGATGATGCGGCTAATATTTCTGCTTTTGAGAAAGAAGCGAAAAAAGTTGATGGCATTGACTGGGACACATTTAAATTAGATGCCAACGATACACTTTATCAACAAATGATTGGGCCGATTAATAGTGTAGCTTCGTTTTCTAAAAATGTAGTTTATATAGTTAGTATTGCGGGAGCCTTAATCCTAGGCTTACTTGTAATGATGCAAGTACGTGATCGTAAATACGAAATGGGTGTGCTATTAGCTATTGGAGAAAAACGTGGTAAATTAATCGCTCAGTTCTTTGTAGAAATTTTAATAGTAGCGCTCGTTTCCTTTGGTTTAGCAGCTGCAAGTAGTCATTATGTAGCTCAATTAGCTGGAAACCAATTACTAGCACAGCAAAATTCATCTACTACAAGTGAATCAACTACTTCAGAAAATCGCGGCCCAGGTGGCGGTGGTCCAGGAGGTCCAGGTGGATTTGCGGGAAGTGTTAGTAACTTAACGAAAAATACAGAACAAATTAAAGAACTCAACATCCAAGTAACTTTAGAAGATATGCTTAAAATGGGTGGAATTGGTATAGGAATCGCCTTTATATCCGTTCTTTTACCAGCAGCACTTGTTCTTCGTATGAATCCAAAAACAATTCTAACTAAACAGGAGTAG